The following is a genomic window from Lysinibacillus sp. JNUCC-52.
TTTTGGTTAGCTGGATCTGTACAAGGGAGAAAGCTAGAGATTCTAATATCTGTGTTACCATATTTAGTTATTGGATGGATTGCTGCTCTCCTAATCTCTTCTAAAATGAATATTCTTGCACTTGGGGATGATATAGCAAGAGGCCTAGGTTTACCACTAGGAATGATGAAATTAGCAGTTGGCATTATTGTCATCTTTTTAGCTGGTGGTTCAGTTGCTATAGCTGGCCCAATTGGGTTTGTAGGAATTGTAGTACCCCATTTTGCGCGAAAGTTTGTTGGCACAGATCATCGCTGGCTTATTCCAATGGCTGCACTATTAGGTGGCATATTATTATTGGTTGCTGATGTTGCAGCACGCTACATCATTATGCCGCAAGAAGTGCCTGTAGGCGTAATGACAGCCATGATTGGTACGCCATTCTTTATTTACCTTGCGCGAAAAGGTGGAAAAAAATAATGAAACAATTAAAAACAGTTCGTTTACTACAAAATAAAATATCCTTTTTATTAGATATAAAAGCTTCTAAAAAACTAACGTTTATTAGCCTCATTGCATTATTGGTTTTTTTCTTTAGTGCATCATTTGGAGATTCATTTATAAATCCGATAAAAGTATTGCAAACGATACTCGGACAAGGTTCGGATTTCGATCAATTAATTATTATTGACTTCCGACTGCCAAGAATTTTTATTGCGGCATTTGCAGGTATGGCGTTAGCCGTTGCGGGTGCTATTTTACAAGGCCTTATTAAAAACCCACTCGCTTCACCAGATATTATCGGTATTTCTGCTGGTGGTGGAGCTGCGGTAGTTGGGTTTTTAGCTATTTTTAGCGACTCTAATCATTCATTAACAGTTAGTATTGAATGGCTACCTCTCGCTGGATTTATCGGAGCTACTGTCGTTGCATTTATTGTGTATATCTTTGCTTGGAAAGATGGTGTGACAGCAACTCGTCTTGTTTTAATTGGTATTGGGGTTTCAGCTTTTATGCAGGCTATTACGACAATGTTAATGGTAATTGGTCCAATTTATCAAGCTAGTGAAGCCAATAAGTGGATTACAGGAAGCGTCAAAAGTGCTGATTGGAATCAAGTTCAAATTATAGTTCCGATTATTATCATCCTCCTGCTTCTAACAGTCTTTATTACTCGACAGTTAAATGTGCAAGAATTGGGTGATGATACAGCTGCTAGTTTAGGTCAAACTGTACAAAAAACTCGTTTTTTCCTATTACTTTTGAGTTCAAGTCTCGTTGCTTGTGCTATTTCATTTGCAGGCGCTATTGGTTTTGTCGGCTTAATGGCACCACACATTGCAAGACGCATTGTAGGTCCAGCATTCGGTGTATTAATTCCTACATCCGCTGCTATTGGTGCTTTATTAGTAATGGTTGCAGATATTATTGGACGAACTGCATTTAGTCCTTTAGAAGTGCCAGCAGGAGTATTTACAGCTGCTATTGGTGCCCCTTATTTCATCTACTTATTATTGCGAAACCCTAGAAAATAAAGGAGTCAAACTTCATGACTAAAACGTTAGAAACTAAATCACTTACATTAAATTATGGTGATTCCAATATTATTGAAGATCTTAATCTATCTATTCCTATGAATGAAATTACTGTGCTAATTGGGGCCAACGGTTGTGGAAAATCGACACTTTTGCGTTCAATTGCTCGATTATTAAAGCCGAAGCAAGGTACAGTATTATTAGATGGTCAAGATGTTTTTAAGTTATCGACGAAACAAGTAGCTAAAAAGCTTTCCATTCTTCCCCAATCACCAGTTGCTCCAGAAGGGTTAACAGTGTTACAACTTGTTAAACAAGGCCGTTATCCTCATCAAAGCTGGCGGAAGCAATGGACTGAAGAAGATGAAGCAATCGTGTTAAACGCCTTAAAAGCGACAGGCGTTGATCAGTTGCAAGATAAACCAGTGGACGAGCTTTCAGGTGGTCAACGTCAACGTGCTTGGATTGCTATGACACTAGCTCAAGATACAGATATTATTTTATTAGATGAACCTACAACTTACTTAGATTTAACACATCAAATTGAAATTTTAGACTTACTCTTTGAGTTAAATAAACAAAATAGAACAATCGTTATGGTTCTACATGATATTAATTTAGCATGTCGATATGCTGATCACATTATTACGGTGCGTGACCGAGGCGTTTACCAACAAGGAAAACCTGAAGAAATTATGACAACCTCTTTAGTCAAACATGTTTTCGATTTAGAATGTCAGATGACAAATGATCCTATTTATGGAACGCCTTTATGTATCCCTTTTGGTAAAGGAAGAGTTATTTCTTAAAGCTTATATCTAATTATTTTGTTAAAAAACTCTAATTAAAATGCCCCGTAAAGGTTAGATTTAATGTCTAACTTTTACGGGGCTATTTACTTGAAGAATACATTATAAGCAAAATAATTTTCAGCTGGATTTCTTTCACGTTACCCTGGCATGTGGTATATTTTATTCCCTTTAATGTTACAAAACTCTTATTGCTACTTGGATCATTTGAGGTTGCAATCGTCTTTTGACAATTAAGAAGAGCAAAGCACTGACCTTTAATTACAAGATAATGTCACACTACCGAGCACATCGAAATCTGCTACGACTGTATCCCCTGGCTGAAAAGAAATCGCCTCAGACATCGCACCACTTAAAATAATATCGCCTTTTTTAAAGCCTTTTCCTACCTTGGCTAATTCTTTCACTGCCCACACAATGGCAGTAGCAGGATGCCCTAATACAGCCGCGCTTGAGCCTGTTTGCTCCACAGTGCTGTTTTTACTTAGTACCATGCCGATTTGTCCCAAATCAAGCATATGAGGAGAAACCCACTTACTACCAACAATAAATTTCGCCGAGGAACAATTATCTGCGATCACATCTGCTAATGTAAAGCGAAAATCTTTATAACGGCTATCTATTACTTCAAGGGCAGGTGCGACATATTTTGTTGCCTTTACAACATCCGCCTCTGTAACTGCCTCCCCCGCCAAATCCTCACCTAAAAAAAAGGCAATCTCAGGTTCAACTTTTGGATGAATGAGCTGTGAAAATTCAATCGTTTCCCATTCTAGCGCGAGCATATCACTATGTAAATAGCCATAAATCGCTTCGTTGACTCCCATCATCTGCTGCTTTGCTTTACTCGTTAACCCTAGCTTTACGCCTACTTGCTTCGTGCCATTCTCCTCTAGCTTGCGCACTAGTAAAGCATCCTGTATCCGATAAGCCTCCTGTATCGTCAACTGTGGGTAGTCATCTGTCAGCTTGATGACTTCCTTTACATCACGCTCTGCATCATATAAATAATCAACCAATTTTTGCTGATTTATTTGTACCGTCATTTTCACACCTCAATTTCCCTTTTTTTAGCGAGCTCAGCAGCGACATCGATAATCATATCCTCCTGGCCACCTACTACTTTTTGTTTACCTAATTCAATCAGTATATCGCGTGGATCAAGACCAAATTTCTTCCCCGCACGCTCTGCATGAAGCAGGAAGCTTGAATACACCCCTGCATACCCTAATGCTAAGC
Proteins encoded in this region:
- a CDS encoding FecCD family ABC transporter permease; this translates as MKQLKTVRLLQNKISFLLDIKASKKLTFISLIALLVFFFSASFGDSFINPIKVLQTILGQGSDFDQLIIIDFRLPRIFIAAFAGMALAVAGAILQGLIKNPLASPDIIGISAGGGAAVVGFLAIFSDSNHSLTVSIEWLPLAGFIGATVVAFIVYIFAWKDGVTATRLVLIGIGVSAFMQAITTMLMVIGPIYQASEANKWITGSVKSADWNQVQIIVPIIIILLLLTVFITRQLNVQELGDDTAASLGQTVQKTRFFLLLLSSSLVACAISFAGAIGFVGLMAPHIARRIVGPAFGVLIPTSAAIGALLVMVADIIGRTAFSPLEVPAGVFTAAIGAPYFIYLLLRNPRK
- a CDS encoding 2-keto-4-pentenoate hydratase; translation: MTVQINQQKLVDYLYDAERDVKEVIKLTDDYPQLTIQEAYRIQDALLVRKLEENGTKQVGVKLGLTSKAKQQMMGVNEAIYGYLHSDMLALEWETIEFSQLIHPKVEPEIAFFLGEDLAGEAVTEADVVKATKYVAPALEVIDSRYKDFRFTLADVIADNCSSAKFIVGSKWVSPHMLDLGQIGMVLSKNSTVEQTGSSAAVLGHPATAIVWAVKELAKVGKGFKKGDIILSGAMSEAISFQPGDTVVADFDVLGSVTLSCN
- a CDS encoding ABC transporter ATP-binding protein; the protein is MTKTLETKSLTLNYGDSNIIEDLNLSIPMNEITVLIGANGCGKSTLLRSIARLLKPKQGTVLLDGQDVFKLSTKQVAKKLSILPQSPVAPEGLTVLQLVKQGRYPHQSWRKQWTEEDEAIVLNALKATGVDQLQDKPVDELSGGQRQRAWIAMTLAQDTDIILLDEPTTYLDLTHQIEILDLLFELNKQNRTIVMVLHDINLACRYADHIITVRDRGVYQQGKPEEIMTTSLVKHVFDLECQMTNDPIYGTPLCIPFGKGRVIS